AAATACACTGTTTCACAGTGTTAGTCATGCACATTGCGAAATGACTAAGATATTACACAGTTTCATTGTTTAACCTCCTGAAGGTTCCCCTCTGCTTGGATCTCTACAAAAAACAGCAGCATCTAACTTCATCTGAGTGGGGACAGCCCCATCGCTCAGTCTCATGGAACCTGAAAATACAGCGTTATGGTGATAAAAGAGTGGAATTTCACTATCTTTGTCTACGTATGCACTCACCTGACACCCCAGCAGTAGGCTCTTGCGCATGTTGGCCACCCTGATCATCAGGCAGGGTTGACCCTCGTGGGTCGACACGACAGCATGCTGGCTGAACTTCACCGTCTCACCTCGCTTCTTTGGCCTCGCAAGCTGATCAGGACAGACTCAATCAGTTCTACTCTTCATCAAATACTCTTTGATTAGTTTTATGTAAGAGTCCTATGTAGCAAGTAGCTGTACAATGTTCAGCATTGATCTCCACATATATGCGTAATTCTCTCTTTTAACTCCATCTCACTTTGCGGTTTGAGCTTTATGTTAGGCTACCTTGGCCAGAAAGGTACCAGTGATGAAGATTTCCATGAGCATGGTGAGGACTAGTTGGACAATGAGGAGGATTATAGCAGCTGGACATTCTTCAGTGATGCAGCGGAAACCATAACCAATGGTGGTCTGGGACTCCAGGGAGAAGAGGAAGGCTCCCGTCAGGCTCTGCATCTGCATCACACAAGGTGTGTGGTTTGATGGAGGGTCAAACTCTGGAGGAACATGTTTGAAAAGACAACAACAACTCATTGAGGTTATTCTAAAATACTGAAAACAGATAACAAATTCTGTGCtgctagatttttttttcatttctgcttttattaTGGGTTTTTTTGTGATAGAGCGAACAGTGGAAACAGGAAACCAATTCATATCAGAGTGGGTGGAGCCGTTATTTCTCTGTTAAACGATCTTCTGCTGATGTCTGTTCTTATTCAGCTGGGGTGATGGTCAAAttcaggaactaaaacatgccAACACATGGTCGTCCTTGAGTAGGGCCGCAAAACTAAGTAATCCACACCCAAAATATCATATGTTTAAATTTTACAGTACATGACATGCATTCATTTATTCACTAAGCACCCAACCTGCataaacttttttaaaaagtgctatattttctttaaattgaaCAAATAGAAAGGTGTTTTTTGAGTTGACTGATAAAAACAGGGAAGACTCTGACATGATAAAGCCTGAGAAGTTTGAGCATTTGTAAAATTTGAGCATGTATTAAATATTCATGACCAAACTGGCAACAagaaacttgtttaaaaaacatttatgtTTGATATCTATCAATATTTCAAAGCTCAAATCTTAGTTTATATCATTAAGTTGTGGATGTAGTTGATTAGGTTTCAAAGACAGTTATCAGTGATTATAATAAATCATTTTGATCGGTGCACAAATACTCGACACCGCCTTTTTCCAACAACAAAATGCTGAAAATAGCCAAATTAGACAATAACTACTGTTAAAATTTGGCAGAAAATTGTGTTtgcacatgaaataaaataaatattgtgTTCTAAGTTAATAATGAATTGTAGATTTACTGTATGAAGACCCAAAATGCATCCCGTGACTGAGATTTAGACTTGGAGGCCCTAAATAGGTGTAGATCATGATccaaaataacttaaataaggATTTTTTGGTAATGATTGCTGATGTTAACTGCGGGTAAGTGTAGCTGCCCAGGCTCAGCTGATTGGTCAGCTTCTGAGAGCATGCTGTGGGGCAGCACCCAGTTCATCTGAGCTGCACTCACAGCACTTCAATCAGATAAGCATTAAAACACAAATGATGAAAAGCTATTGTCAGCTTATTGTAAAACTGGGACATTTTGGCAGACTGATACTTTAATGTTAACAAGGGCTTctgatgcattttttttaatttactcaATCGGTTTGGCCTTTGATGTCAGCTCTGACATGGTTTTCTTTTGAATCATTTGACTCATGATATCCGGGCCCATGGTTCATCTGTTCATGCAGGCAGATACCTATAATTACTTTTAAAGAAGAGCAACTGAGGGCAACTGCAAGTGAAGTTTACAAAATGGTATTGAATAGGGTGACGGTCACATtgcaaaaagaatgtattttagcctTTCCAATGATTATTTTCTAACCCTACCCAAGAGATATTATTGCCTAATTGCCTATTGTGTGTAACTTTGGCAACCCAAAAAAATGGCCACCACGAGAGTGAGAGTCTAGTTATAGAAATAATTTATTTTAGCCCAACCCATGATCATTTTCTAACCATATCCAAATAATGTTATCATCTAAACTGCAGGTGTTCTGGTAAAGTTGTCACATGTTGGTCTTGATCTCACGTCACACAGGGGCACATTCTTCTCCCCCTTCATTCTTCCTTATGAGAATATTGTCAAACGAAATTCTTGAAAACTAcgtctgctctgatgtggaaacgCTCGAATGAGTGGTATTTTCCTCTCGCCGCTTCCTGGCGCTGTACAGGATGCAATAATGGGTTATATTTAAGGTTGTAAATAAACGACCCATATGCTCGTATCTGTTGGAGAACTTGTTGGAAAATTTGTGAGGGGATGAGTTAATAGTTTCAGGTCATTTTAAAACACTTTCATTCTCCTTCCCACTTGAATGTTGTTTCAGTTTCACTGTCAAAAGGTTTTGACCAAGAAAGACTTTGCAGGGAAGTACGAATTTTGTGgggacaataaaaacaaaaagtaccCAAAAAAACACTCCCAGCAACGCTGTCATCTGGGATAAACCCTGAAGTCAGTTCTTTCATTGAAACTGAAACtgtctaaaaatgacagatggcTGAAGTGAACTTGGTGGATGCACCAGACCTGGAATGTGGGGCAGTACATTATACTGTAATCTATGGCCAGTTCTCTCTTTTTCAGCATTTCCCGGTTCTCTCACCCAGCAGGTCTCCGTGCACCAGAGCCAACAGATACCACAGCACCCCAAACAGGAACCAGGTCCCCGCAAACGTGGCCGTGAACAGAAAGAACTTGTAGCGCCACTGCATTTCCAGAAACGTTGTCCACAGGTCACGCATGTAGAGGACACTCCTCCCGCTGACGTGCTCGATGCGCACGTTGCTGCGTCCATCTTTGGACAGGACGCGCCTTCTTTTCCTCCCGGCCCCCCCTGATGTGCCACCTCCCAGCAGAGGTCTTAAAACATCTGTCTGCGTCTGGGAGTGGCAAACTTTATGAGGGGAAGAGCTACGAGAGGAGGGCGGTGTAGCAGACGTCATCTGgagaataacaacaaaaaatgatGTTACATTTATTCAGACTTCATTGGTCTGCTTTGTGAACTATTCAGACTTCTTAAACTTCTTCTTAAACACACACCAGCAGACACGTACAGCTACAGCATTTGATAAGAGTGCAGACTTCCTGTCAAAATTTGAGGGGAAAACCACAAATTCCCCACAATGACTTTGTTGATTTTGGTAACTTCCCTTTTCATCTTAACTCTTTTAGAGACAATTCATCTTAAGTGAGTCACCTAAATGTCACCTTGTTTGTCTAAAAAATATTAACAAGGCGCTGCTACTTTTCATAAATAACCACAACACTATTAGTACCACTTCATTTCACGGAGCTTCACAGGGAGTTTCCAGACACCCCCAAATATCTAATTTTATCGTGCTTACAATAAATAGCATGAGCTCCTGTCAGTTATTTGTCCTGAGTGACGCTTCCTTTGGAATACGTCACAGTTTCAGCTGGTTATGGAGTGAAACTACCTAATATCAGCCAAACAGCTTTGCTGAGAAGCCGTCTAACCATCCAGAATGAATACATTTTATCTCAGTGGTCAGAAATGTTTCCGAAGCCTGAAGTTAAACTCAGCAGTTTAGAGACAGAAAATGTAACCCTCTAAATTACATAACCATCACAGAGACCATTAAGATTGAATTAATCCTGAACAAATTATTGTGagataaattaaaaagaaatcgCCTACGCTTGTGTTGTTGGTTCCAGAAATTTACAAAGAATTTTCTGGGTTTGATTTTTGTCTCACAGGGTAGTAGaagcagggaaaaaaaactgccatgtttttcttttgattgtGGTAGTTACATTTATTTAACATATATATATCAGCATGTTAGTATTTAAtaacaaaagtaaaaataatcTGCTACTTTTACACTTAATTTTATATAAATTCATACTATGTGGTGTCCAAGAGGAGATACAACCCTCTCTAGATGCAGAAAATGCACTTTGCAGAGGGCCATGTAATGTGGAGGAATGCACAAATGTGGTGAAATAATGCTGCAGTCTgtaataaccccccccccccatgagtAAGTGTGAGAGGAAATTAGGTTTCAGTTCTGTCACCTACAGCACTTTATGCACGTAAGCAAAGCTGAGAGAgcaaagctgtgagaaaacccTCGCAAATTTGAAAATATCTTCATTAATTTGACTATATGTGTACTGCAAATCGATGCaatacaaaacattttaaaaaaaatacacaaaacaaatgcaaatacTGAAACACTGCAAACAGCACAGATGACAACTGATAAGCATCTGGGGCCACTAAAAGTTTTACTATACAACATGAACGCCTGCAGATGAATTTCACTTAATTAACGGCTCATTTCTACCGATAATCTGAATTGTCtcattattaataataatcagaaaAAAGAGGCAATAATAGCCTAATCATGTTGAGGTTGAAATCAAATCAAGAAACGTTTTAGTTGATTTTCCACTCTACTGACAGGAAGTTAACAAAGTTAAAAGTTTTGTAAAGCAATCCCTGTTACATATTGTGGCAGTGATGGTGCTACCCTTCAGTGGGTGGGGGTGTGATCATTTGTGTGATGCCCCACATCCATATATACGACCAAGTGTATGTAAAACATGAGTGGCGGTGTCATCTTGATAACTAAGAAACTCTTGTTGCGGAGAAGTTTGCCTTCTAACCCGGGATTATTGAAAGGGTTGACTTTAGACAAAGCCGTGATATTTTCTGAACCTAACTGAGTAGCTTAGTAACCTAAAGCTAAGTTTGCGAAGCCAGAACTATCACCACATCTGAACTGTCTTAACATTCATGGGGAAAAAATGGACCGTTCATAACTGTCTCAGGTTGTGCAAAACCTTGGATGTCACAAGGGTGCTTCTGTACAATCTTGCCCAGTGGGAACATGTTTTGAAGGCATCAGAATCAGTTCACGTTTCCTTATtctaaatcatcaaaaactgccaTTTTCAGGATGTATGTTATAGCTcgggggttgttttttttcccccagcaaAGGCCACTTATAAAACGTTTATAGATTGCGGAAGAGAGGCAGAATGCTGCCCGAAATTAGATGCCAACTGGCTTAGCTCAGCAGTCTACTGCCCAGTGACTCAAACTAACCAGAACttactaaagaaaaaagaaaaaagtcattGTCAATGCATCTATTGTGTTGTTTAGGTTTGATGACGTGTTTGCTTTACAGATCTGTTCGCGTGGCTTTACTTTCTTATCAGAACTCAACTCCAGCATCGAGCACACGATAAGACATGCAGACAGCTGTAATAAATGTTTATGATCAGTGTGGATCTTTATTCACGTATCAGTTACCCCTCATTATCTGATAAGCATTTTTGTTGTCTTAGCATCAGATTTCAGTCAATTCTCTTTCCTAACACTTTTAGGCATAGCCTGCATGTCTTCAATCATACATCGTGTGTACTGTCACACAAACAGACAGTTTCtgtataaaactgaattgaaataaactgaattgtaTCTCACACACAATTTGACACACTCACTTACGTTCAACAAACCATGCAGGCCAATGGAGAGGATAACCCCCAGAGGATGTAGATAAGGAGAAGGAAAAGAGATGAGAAAGAAGAGTAGAATTAGAATGACGATGCAGTGCATTAACGCAACAAAACATCCACACAGAGACTCATTTGTGGGAAGGAGAAGAGAAGAGTGAGACTCTTGAATGAGTCAATTAAGGAGCCAATCTTTCAAAAACTCAGGGGTTTATCTAGATCGGGTTTATTTTAAAGAAGGTTACTGTTAGTTCTAAGCAGAGAGGCCTTTAGTGGACAAAGAGTGGACTTCTGAGTGGAAACTGGAGACAGATCCGAGAGTGTGGTAGGTAAAGAGCCAGTTTTGCTTTCTGTGTGCTTTCAGgtcttttttctcagttttagaGCCTCACAGGTCTCTCTGTAAAACCTGCTCACACATCCGAGCAGAACATAAAAGTCTGATGTAAAGTTCAAAGGAGTATCTGGCCAAAAGTAAGTGGGCATCTGTTTACATTATAAACTTAATAATAAGTTAACAAACTTACTCATTGCTGTCTTATATCTTATagttaatgaaaatatagaaccTGGCAACAGGGATTTGCAAGTAGTGTAAAAGGGGATTTAGAAAAAACttagataataataacaaaactttatttatatagcacttttctaaCAATGTTAACAATGTTAGAATTAAACATAGCAgcagaattaaaaagaaaagaggggacagaCGGCCAGATTAGCAGCGATTGAATATGAAATATATTAATCAGGCTTATACCAAAGGCCCTGCGGAAAAGGACAGTTTTAAGGAGGGTTTTAAAGGTGTCAAGAGAAGTTGTGTGTCTGAGTGCAGCAGGTAGAGAGCGCCATAAGGTGGGGGCTCTGATGGAAAAAGCCTGATCCCACTTTGTCACAAAGCTGGAGGTAGCTAGAAGAGAACTATCTGTGGGTCTCAGTGGTCAGGAGGGCACGTACCAGGCCAATAAGTCTGAGATGTATTTCGGGACAAGGCCATTTATGGTTTTAAAAGTGAGCAGGAAGATTGTGAAATCAATGCAAAATCTAACACAAAGCCAGTTAATGGAAGCAAGCACAGTGGTGATGTGTTCACACTTCTTTGTACCAGTGATGAGTTTAGCTGCAGCGTTTTGAACTAGTTGGAGGCGACGGAGGGAGGCCTTCACTTAAAAAGCTtacatctctgatggtatggatCATGGTCATTAATGCACATCTGGAACGGTTCCATCAGTGCTGACAAGTATTTACACAGACTTTAGAGCAGCAtttgctcccatccagatgacgtctttttcagggaaggcctttcatatttcagcaagaccaTGCTGAACCACATACTGCGTCTGTGACAACAGCATGACTTTGTAGTTAAAGAGTCCAGGAGCTGGACTGGCCTGTGTGCAGTCCAGACttttcaccacctgaaaacatttggctTTTATCTGTGACGCTTATttattcttattgctattttattgcTGACTTTCTTtatatgtgatgcagttgctattgtgaagcactttggtcagctgaggttgttttaatgtgctatataaatacattttgaattgaattgaaaacatTTGGAGCATCATGAAACAGAAATTGAAgaagtcaagtttttttttttttaagttggccTGGTTTGTTGTCAACTTTTTGATCCCTAAAATGGAGAAAGGGGTTGAGATCAAGGCATTAGATTGTTAAGTGCTTTTACGCTGAATGTTAGTCCTCCATTAACTTCCATTTGGGCTCGGGGGCAAAAATTGAGCTCTGCATTCATACGTGGACCTGACCGGCCCAAAGACTTGCACAAACAATGCAGAACCAGAACATGTATGTCCATTTACTTTTGGCCATTAAATCAAAATAGGTCCTTTCAATTTGATAGTGGCTTACATAACCAATCAGACCTAATTTCATCACACTTCTGTGATTATGCAAGAGTGAGCTTCATTATTACAATGACACAATTGAAAACTTCCCTCTTTGAACTCTTttcacgcacacaaacacacgataACACTCACATGTTtctgagaaggaaaaaaaacctccaccGCAGGCAAATATTGAATCACTAATGGAGGAAATGGGAGTAAATGGGAGTGAAATGAGGGGTAAAATTTTGACCAACCTCTCCAGTAGGATGTATTCCATCTCCATGGCAACGCCACAACTTTACTGTACTGCCCTGCAGCCTCGGTGAGCCAAATCcaataacaaaatcaaaactttttttgggtcaaacaaaGAGGCGCTGGATGTTTTCCCTGATCTCCCTCCCTCTTCCCCTCTTTTTCTACTCTCCCCTTTCtctctccttccttccctctctCCTCTGTGTACACAGGAAAGCTTTGTTTGGAGCTgagataaaagaaacaaaagatgcCATTGACAAAAACCACTCCGTGCCCATCCATGTGTGCGTGGACATGTTTGATTATGTGAGAGTGGGGCTGCAATTACATGCGTTTTCGTTCGGGGTATGTTACTGTAGGAGTGCATGTGTGACTTTGTTTTCTGTAGAAAAActaacagaatttttttttggggAGTTTTATGTCGTGTTGATAGAACATAAACCTGCtgtgtcacagagtgggaacTCTGCTTCCTCTTGGGGACGAAAAGTAAGTCCAAAAGGAACGATAACAGTTTGGGTAAGTAATGTAATGTCCTCCGAAGTGATGGAAGAACACACGACTGTGTGCTTGTGCATATGTGAAAGGGAGAGgaaatgaaagagagaaagatctCTGACAAAAGGCCTCATTAGTATTCTGGAGTGAGGAGTaatcctcctccatctcccctTTTCTCCccttcacatgcacacacacacacactttttctttctctctcccctcacttttctgtctttttctatcCTTCCATTCCCTCAAATAATTTCAATTTACGTGCATGAAAAGAATCTGTAAAGACACCCAAATACGATGGGATTTACATAAACTAAACCCAGTTTACAACTTCTTCCCTTTTTCTCCCATTTTGCAGATGAACTTTCTACAGTTCGTATATTAGCTTCCGTACACACGTCGTCCTCCGAGTTTCAGATCTAAAACCACGAACTGCTGTGAATCAGGCAGCTGAACAAACATTCTACTGTGGTGATGGGGATGTTGTGAAGAATAAAGCTGCATCTTCAACTTTACAAACAGCATAAATCTGCTTTGGATGGACTGATTCAAATCTAAATGACATGAACTCTGCACACAGCGCAACGTTGAACCTGATGTTTGAAATACGAAATAACAATTTCTTGACTTTTTACATACTGTTGTGATTTGAGATGACTAAACCAAGTACAGGTGGGAGAGTTTTGTGACCTTTGCATCTGCAGGGCTGCTGTTGTTCGTTCAACCGGGGTTTCatctgttcattttactttgtaTGAAATTTTGAGGGCCACTCTGTTTGAAAGTTAGTCTTACTATATGTATATTTTACAGttcaggttaaaaaaaacacagtgtttgttgtttcaGTTGCTTTAAAAGCTAATAATGAGGGAAGTCTGCCCAGATATTTTAGTTTTTGCTAAATCCATGGATTCAGTTTGATGTCTGACGGTCCTGTGGTGCTGCCTGTGTGACTGCATCTGAACCTCACCTGCAGGCTCCACAGGTGTCTCCCAAACGGAGTGCAGCAGAGGAACAATTCAAGCTTGTTACATAATGATACACAGTATATGTTAACTTCTGTCATGTATATGTAATACATCCCTCTTTAATAAAGAGAAAACATAGGGTATGTGGAAGCAAATGTGTAATTTAACATTCATCTACAATTATTAAAGTTGCCAAAGAAATCCCTTCAGTTTAGTTTAGATTGATATTATGTTTttaggtttttaattaaaaaaaatgtatattcaCGATCAACTGCACAATATTTCCTGATATAAAATCAAATAGGAAGTAAAAATTACAAATCTATACTAAAATATGCTAATTATATCACAAGTGTGCCTTATTAACTGTATAACAAATCCAGAAGTTTTCCTTTGTCAATGCAGCAAACAAATTAGCATTATTGCTTTACCAActtttgatttatttctttatttgcacTTCACTCTGTTGAATAAGTAATTTGCTTACCTTTTCAGAGTGGACTGCAAACTAATTAAGCTGTGCAGAGAGGATTTAGGAGCCCGGAGCCTCAGCTTTTGGTCCACATGTCTTCTTTGTTGTCTTACGCATGCTCACAGGACACAAGCGGGACTGTAATTCTGCAAGAGTTACTTCAGCAGCCTGCGTTCTCCGACACGGAACACCACTGAGGAGAATTATGGGGACAGTCATTGGCTCATCGGGCTCCCGTTTCGGACCCAAAGCCCCTTCTCCCTGCCTGCAAATTCTTCCCATACTGGCAGGACTTGGCTTTATAAAAGGTCTCCCTCTCTCAGTTTTCCTCTATCCCTCTGTGTCCCTCTCTCCCCTGTTCCTGAAT
The sequence above is drawn from the Odontesthes bonariensis isolate fOdoBon6 chromosome 14, fOdoBon6.hap1, whole genome shotgun sequence genome and encodes:
- the LOC142398693 gene encoding ATP-sensitive inward rectifier potassium channel 10-like, whose protein sequence is MTSATPPSSRSSSPHKVCHSQTQTDVLRPLLGGGTSGGAGRKRRRVLSKDGRSNVRIEHVSGRSVLYMRDLWTTFLEMQWRYKFFLFTATFAGTWFLFGVLWYLLALVHGDLLEFDPPSNHTPCVMQMQSLTGAFLFSLESQTTIGYGFRCITEECPAAIILLIVQLVLTMLMEIFITGTFLAKLARPKKRGETVKFSQHAVVSTHEGQPCLMIRVANMRKSLLLGCQVTGKLLQTSQTKEGETVRLDQRNVPFQVDTASDSPFLILPLTFYHVIDENSPLQAWAAKGGGWTDPELADFELLVIMNATVEPTSATCQVRTSYLPDEILWGYEFPPVVSLSPSGKYVADFAFFDKVAKTKSTPIFKPSSPEHRYQSNGGGPVSEVSDPEKIRLELSYREQRGEDRARVRETPVSVRISNV